In one window of Psychrobacter sp. P2G3 DNA:
- a CDS encoding YgjP-like metallopeptidase domain-containing protein translates to MILHELCHIAEHNDSERFWCLLTQVMPNLGEVKARLDSMAELYLNE, encoded by the coding sequence GTGATACTGCATGAGCTCTGCCATATTGCCGAGCATAATGACAGTGAGCGCTTTTGGTGCTTATTAACGCAAGTGATGCCGAATTTGGGAGAAGTAAAAGCTAGACTTGATAGTATGGCGGAGCTGTATTTGAATGAGTGA
- a CDS encoding putative RNA methyltransferase: protein MPVSLFTCPICHSPLQPARDTWRCDGSLHPKQTSHPFDVARQGYVNLLPVQQKKSKAPGDSQQSIDARQRFLDAGYYEPLQALICQQMTQLLGQGKTAAEPSKKLVRWLDIGCGEGYYTQAMAQTGMDTLIAADISKPALASLAKVSKAAKYLWYQQDKEVEKTGIEKTETKTAAIYPLVTSAAHLPLRAHSMTGISSIFSPILPEAFATVLKDDGYLLIAKPDIGHLASIREALFDSVREHDSDKFLPTLAPYFELVDTHNISTSLSLSAGALADLLTMTPYAYRARAENRQALLASAETAPFMTEAKFVVYVLKKLTT from the coding sequence ATGCCTGTGTCCTTATTTACTTGTCCTATTTGTCATTCGCCATTACAGCCTGCTAGAGATACGTGGCGCTGTGACGGCAGCCTGCACCCCAAGCAAACCTCGCATCCATTTGATGTAGCAAGGCAAGGCTATGTCAATCTGCTACCTGTCCAACAAAAAAAATCCAAAGCACCTGGTGACAGTCAGCAATCTATTGATGCTCGTCAGCGATTTTTGGACGCAGGATACTATGAGCCTCTGCAAGCATTAATCTGTCAGCAAATGACGCAGTTGTTGGGGCAAGGCAAAACAGCAGCTGAGCCTAGTAAAAAACTAGTACGCTGGCTAGATATCGGTTGCGGAGAAGGCTATTACACGCAGGCAATGGCGCAAACTGGTATGGATACTTTAATTGCTGCTGATATTAGTAAGCCTGCGCTCGCCAGCCTTGCTAAAGTCAGTAAGGCGGCAAAATATCTTTGGTATCAACAAGATAAGGAAGTCGAAAAGACAGGAATTGAAAAAACAGAAACTAAAACGGCTGCCATTTATCCGCTAGTGACTAGTGCCGCACACTTGCCATTACGCGCTCATAGTATGACGGGTATCAGCAGTATATTTAGCCCCATATTGCCAGAAGCATTTGCAACAGTCTTAAAAGATGATGGTTATTTGTTGATTGCCAAGCCTGATATAGGGCATTTGGCTAGTATACGTGAGGCATTATTTGACAGCGTCCGTGAGCATGATTCTGATAAATTCTTACCTACTTTAGCGCCTTATTTTGAGCTTGTAGACACGCATAATATTAGTACATCACTAAGCCTATCGGCAGGTGCATTAGCAGACCTTTTGACTATGACGCCTTATGCTTATCGCGCTCGTGCTGAGAATCGTCAAGCTTTGCTAGCCAGTGCTGAGACCGCACCATTTATGACTGAAGCAAAATTTGTAGTATATGTTTTAAAAAAACTCACCACTTAA
- the mraY gene encoding phospho-N-acetylmuramoyl-pentapeptide-transferase, with protein sequence MLVWLFEWLGQFYTPFFAVSSLTLRALLAVITALSFSLFFGGRVIRHLRSLKYGQAVRDDGPQSHLIKTGTPTMGGVLILTSIGVATLLWARLSNPYIWILLIVMIIFGAVGWADDWLKIKYKNPQGLIARKKYFWLSIGALFVGASLYYIATLQPDMATTREMQDLLIPIFKNLTIPFSAIPFGIGFIIFTYFVINGASNAVNLTDGLDGLAILPIVLVAAGLGAMAYVSGDVRFSAYLHVPYIAYNSEVIIVCGAMIGAGLGFLWFNAHPAQVFMGDVGALALGAMLGTIAVMTRQEIAFAIMGGLFVAEALSVMIQVGSYKLRKKRVFRMAPLHHHFEEIGWKETQVVVRFWIIAIVLVVLGLMTLKLR encoded by the coding sequence GTGTTAGTTTGGTTGTTTGAATGGCTTGGTCAGTTTTATACACCGTTTTTTGCGGTTTCTTCGTTGACGCTGCGGGCGCTACTTGCGGTCATTACCGCACTTAGTTTTAGCTTGTTTTTTGGTGGACGGGTCATCCGTCACCTGCGCTCACTCAAGTATGGTCAAGCGGTCCGTGACGATGGGCCGCAGTCACATTTGATTAAGACGGGTACGCCAACGATGGGCGGGGTATTAATTCTGACCTCTATCGGGGTAGCGACATTACTGTGGGCGCGACTGAGTAATCCTTATATTTGGATTCTGCTCATTGTGATGATTATCTTTGGTGCTGTCGGTTGGGCAGATGATTGGCTAAAAATTAAATATAAAAACCCTCAAGGCCTTATTGCCCGCAAAAAGTATTTTTGGTTGTCGATTGGTGCGTTGTTCGTAGGGGCTTCACTCTATTATATTGCCACGCTACAGCCTGATATGGCAACGACGCGCGAGATGCAGGATTTATTGATTCCGATCTTCAAAAACTTAACGATTCCGTTCTCTGCGATTCCATTTGGCATCGGTTTTATTATCTTTACCTATTTTGTCATTAATGGTGCTTCTAATGCGGTCAATTTAACTGACGGCTTGGACGGCTTGGCTATCTTACCGATAGTGCTAGTGGCAGCAGGTTTGGGTGCGATGGCATACGTATCAGGTGACGTTAGATTTTCGGCATACTTGCACGTTCCTTATATCGCCTATAACTCTGAAGTTATTATCGTCTGCGGCGCAATGATTGGTGCTGGTCTTGGATTTTTATGGTTTAACGCTCATCCAGCACAAGTTTTTATGGGTGACGTAGGCGCACTGGCACTTGGCGCGATGCTAGGTACGATTGCAGTAATGACGCGACAAGAGATTGCTTTTGCCATTATGGGTGGTCTATTCGTTGCCGAAGCACTGTCAGTTATGATTCAAGTGGGTTCATATAAACTACGTAAGAAACGGGTGTTTCGTATGGCACCGCTGCATCATCACTTTGAAGAAATCGGTTGGAAAGAGACCCAAGTGGTCGTCCGTTTTTGGATTATTGCTATCGTCTTAGTGGTATTAGGTTTGATGACCCTAAAGTTACGCTAG
- a CDS encoding PaaI family thioesterase, with the protein MSATKEKIVAFMALEFPQTKCVVEAVDENGATLAHDIGVNELRPGGTVSGPVLMSIADVAIYVAILGKIGIVPLTVTTSLTINFLRKPSAQARIIADCTLMKVGRTLIVGEVSLYSEGSSDMVAHVVGTYSVPPKLV; encoded by the coding sequence ATGTCTGCAACCAAAGAAAAAATTGTCGCCTTTATGGCGTTAGAGTTTCCACAAACCAAGTGCGTTGTCGAAGCAGTAGATGAGAATGGTGCGACCTTAGCACACGATATTGGTGTAAACGAGCTGCGTCCTGGTGGCACAGTCTCTGGCCCTGTATTAATGAGCATCGCTGATGTAGCTATCTACGTGGCGATACTGGGTAAAATAGGCATTGTCCCATTAACAGTGACCACGAGCCTGACCATTAACTTCTTACGTAAACCATCAGCACAAGCACGTATTATTGCTGATTGTACCTTGATGAAAGTAGGGCGCACCCTGATAGTAGGCGAAGTCTCCCTTTACTCAGAAGGCTCTAGCGATATGGTGGCTCATGTAGTTGGCACGTATTCCGTACCGCCTAAACTTGTTTAA
- a CDS encoding UDP-N-acetylmuramoyl-L-alanyl-D-glutamate--2,6-diaminopimelate ligase has protein sequence MPMTTSSHDAVTLQQLIDSSSSDELGRQLSKMVQNADNPDAIANTVFQDLRLDSRHVAGDDVFILLKSQTQQGQDDQKIRNYLSQAAQCAAFILSEIDPLAVFDNADVLPCPMLYVPNIRDFLGGLVHARLQYQQPKALPTVVAVTGTNGKTTISQLVAQLAQLAGMNSAVMGTAGNGKLGALTQASHTTGDALVVQQFLYQMGEQNADLLVLEASSHGLDQQRLQGVPVKVAIYTNLSRDHLDYHADMAEYVAAKAKLFDKTHFPTLTHAIINIDDEYAKVMIDTAQASGLIVWTYSLRADGSANEANFIATDIEPSLQGVKIALRSALDDSQFTDINIISPLLGRFNVANLLAAIAAAVALGISLERVASLVPQLQGAIGRMQRVPSNDGCFIVDYAHTPDALTQVLDSLRTHCRGQLWAVFGCGGDRDAGKRPLMAQAGLSGADQVILTADNPRTESPNIILQDMQVGMSPEQYQRTHIEPARQQAIEYAVHHANDDDIVVIAGKGHETYQEINGVRHDFDDSVILQQALQQAGRI, from the coding sequence TTGCCCATGACCACATCATCACACGACGCTGTTACGTTGCAACAACTTATAGATAGCAGTAGTAGTGACGAGTTAGGGCGACAATTATCAAAGATGGTGCAAAATGCAGATAATCCAGACGCGATTGCCAATACAGTTTTTCAAGATTTACGTCTAGATAGTCGACATGTCGCTGGTGATGACGTATTTATCTTGTTAAAGAGTCAGACGCAACAAGGTCAAGACGATCAAAAAATCCGCAACTATCTGTCGCAAGCTGCCCAGTGCGCTGCTTTTATCTTATCGGAAATTGACCCACTAGCTGTATTCGATAATGCCGATGTACTGCCATGCCCTATGCTGTACGTACCAAATATCCGTGATTTTTTAGGTGGCTTAGTGCACGCACGCCTGCAATATCAGCAGCCAAAAGCATTGCCAACCGTCGTCGCAGTGACAGGTACTAATGGTAAGACGACTATTAGTCAATTGGTAGCGCAATTAGCACAACTGGCTGGTATGAATAGCGCAGTCATGGGAACGGCAGGTAATGGTAAGCTTGGCGCACTGACACAAGCCAGCCATACCACTGGTGATGCCTTAGTGGTTCAGCAGTTTTTATATCAAATGGGTGAGCAAAACGCTGATCTACTGGTGCTTGAGGCTAGCTCGCATGGACTTGACCAGCAGCGCTTGCAAGGCGTACCAGTAAAAGTCGCCATTTATACTAATTTGAGTCGCGATCATTTAGATTATCATGCAGATATGGCAGAGTATGTCGCTGCCAAAGCTAAGCTATTTGATAAAACTCACTTCCCAACCTTGACGCACGCTATCATTAATATCGATGATGAGTATGCGAAGGTAATGATCGACACCGCACAAGCTAGTGGTCTGATCGTATGGACATATAGCTTGCGAGCTGATGGCAGTGCTAATGAAGCTAATTTTATCGCCACTGACATTGAGCCGAGCCTACAAGGCGTGAAAATCGCTCTACGCAGTGCGCTGGATGATAGTCAATTTACTGATATCAACATTATTAGCCCTTTATTAGGGCGTTTTAATGTTGCCAATTTACTAGCGGCGATTGCAGCAGCGGTCGCATTAGGTATCAGTCTTGAGCGTGTTGCCAGCTTAGTGCCACAGCTACAAGGCGCAATCGGACGTATGCAGCGAGTACCGTCAAATGATGGCTGCTTTATTGTGGATTATGCGCATACGCCTGATGCTTTGACACAAGTGTTAGATAGCCTAAGAACGCATTGCCGTGGACAGCTATGGGCGGTGTTTGGCTGCGGCGGTGACCGCGATGCTGGCAAGCGCCCACTGATGGCACAGGCAGGATTGTCTGGTGCTGATCAGGTGATATTGACTGCAGATAACCCGCGCACTGAAAGTCCTAATATAATTTTGCAAGATATGCAGGTCGGCATGAGTCCAGAACAATATCAGCGTACTCATATCGAACCTGCCCGCCAACAAGCAATTGAGTATGCCGTGCATCATGCCAATGACGATGATATTGTCGTTATCGCTGGGAAAGGCCATGAGACTTATCAGGAGATTAACGGTGTCCGTCATGATTTTGATGACAGTGTTATCTTGCAGCAGGCATTACAGCAAGCCGGACGCATCTAG
- the cls gene encoding cardiolipin synthase encodes MVLDILLTIHFILLLLISLRVLARHELTSSARLAWLVVLFVLPYIGVVVYWMFGEIHLGREFTRKYEQIIDQLHSSNPEVLGNDASLIEAVKPEYRAAFAYSANVTGFHTTLGNRAELMADAAATRKRMIADFEAATDHIHVLYYIWLIDGMGIDTAQALIRAAKRGVTCRAMVDGMGSRKMVGSKVWQEMKDAGVQLSVALPINNIIRVLLLSRIDLRNHRKITVIDGKIGYSGSRNCADPEFRVKPKFAPWVDIMLRVEGPVVAQNQMLFASDWLTENPDTPLDSFPYYTESHTESNTQCQKNSKHQGFAAQVFADGPTQRHGSSPQFLGALISQAQNTLTISTPYFVPDYSLVSILCATAYRGVEVTMIFPKNNDSLVVAATSRSYYWQLLQAGVKIYEYSPGLLHAKTLTIDGEISLIGSTNLDLRSFDLNYENNIVFSDKALTADIIERQYQYIADSDEVKLEQVKDWPLPYRIWNNVVATMGPIL; translated from the coding sequence ATGGTATTGGATATCTTGCTCACCATTCACTTTATATTATTGCTGCTTATATCCTTACGAGTGCTGGCGCGTCATGAATTAACTTCATCGGCACGGCTCGCTTGGTTAGTCGTGTTGTTTGTGCTGCCGTATATTGGCGTGGTCGTCTATTGGATGTTTGGCGAAATTCATTTGGGACGCGAATTTACACGTAAATATGAGCAAATTATCGACCAGCTACACAGTAGCAACCCTGAAGTGCTCGGCAATGACGCCTCGTTAATAGAGGCTGTCAAACCAGAGTATCGCGCTGCTTTCGCTTACTCAGCTAACGTGACTGGTTTTCATACTACATTGGGTAATCGTGCTGAGCTGATGGCAGATGCAGCGGCTACACGTAAGCGTATGATTGCAGATTTTGAGGCGGCAACTGATCATATTCATGTGCTGTACTATATTTGGCTAATTGATGGCATGGGTATTGATACTGCACAAGCATTGATACGTGCAGCTAAGCGCGGTGTCACTTGCCGCGCGATGGTCGATGGAATGGGCTCACGCAAGATGGTTGGCTCGAAGGTATGGCAAGAGATGAAAGACGCAGGCGTACAGCTTAGTGTTGCGCTACCGATTAACAATATAATAAGAGTACTCTTACTGAGCCGTATTGATCTGCGTAATCACCGCAAAATCACTGTTATTGACGGTAAAATTGGCTACTCTGGTAGTCGCAACTGCGCAGACCCTGAGTTTCGAGTAAAACCAAAATTTGCGCCATGGGTGGACATTATGCTGCGGGTTGAGGGGCCAGTAGTCGCACAAAATCAAATGCTCTTTGCTAGCGATTGGCTGACTGAAAATCCAGATACACCGCTTGATAGCTTTCCTTATTATACCGAGTCTCATACTGAATCTAATACGCAATGTCAGAAAAATTCAAAACACCAAGGCTTTGCTGCCCAAGTTTTCGCGGATGGCCCGACCCAACGGCATGGATCGAGCCCGCAGTTTTTGGGTGCTCTTATCAGCCAAGCCCAGAACACTTTAACTATCTCAACCCCTTACTTTGTACCAGATTATTCGCTGGTCAGTATCTTATGTGCCACTGCTTATCGCGGCGTAGAAGTCACGATGATTTTCCCAAAGAATAATGATTCGTTGGTAGTAGCAGCGACCAGTCGCAGCTACTATTGGCAATTGCTGCAAGCAGGGGTAAAAATCTATGAATATAGTCCAGGTTTGTTGCATGCCAAGACTTTGACCATTGATGGGGAAATCAGTTTGATTGGCTCGACCAACTTAGATTTGCGTAGCTTTGATTTGAACTATGAAAACAATATTGTGTTTAGCGATAAGGCTTTGACTGCTGACATTATCGAACGCCAATATCAGTATATCGCAGACTCCGATGAGGTAAAGCTCGAACAAGTAAAGGACTGGCCGCTACCTTATCGGATTTGGAATAATGTCGTTGCCACAATGGGACCTATACTATAG
- a CDS encoding DMT family transporter: protein MSEFREQGMSYDKTRWFIPFVCLLAGGALIGVSTNLAKYADEIDLTPLAFLFWSITGASIILLVIALLRNELPPLNKRSFEYYLVAALVSVAGSNLIFFSAIPQVGAGFVALIIALPPLLTYLGALALRMERFNALRAFGVAAALAGAGVLAARKFSAPDASVFWVLLALCGPVLLAIGNLYRTLRWPDNASPSALAPGMLIAAAVLLGIVSILPNFSLAIPPKAFGPLALIAVQAFIFAGQFLLLFLLQKTGGPVLLSLLGAVGAVVGVPVAIFLQGETPPEGLFLGASLIALGVVLVTWGGVKMATLSTEDI from the coding sequence ATGAGTGAGTTCAGAGAGCAAGGAATGTCTTACGACAAGACCAGATGGTTTATTCCTTTTGTTTGCCTGTTAGCTGGAGGTGCGCTAATAGGAGTGTCTACTAATCTGGCAAAATATGCAGACGAAATAGACTTAACCCCGCTGGCTTTTCTTTTTTGGTCGATTACAGGGGCGTCTATTATCCTGTTAGTTATCGCGCTCTTACGAAATGAGCTGCCACCTCTAAATAAACGCAGCTTTGAATACTATTTAGTAGCGGCACTGGTAAGCGTTGCAGGCTCCAATTTAATATTCTTCTCAGCTATTCCTCAAGTCGGTGCAGGATTCGTTGCACTGATTATCGCTTTGCCACCGCTTCTCACTTATCTTGGCGCCCTAGCACTACGAATGGAGCGCTTCAATGCACTTCGCGCCTTTGGTGTAGCAGCCGCACTGGCAGGTGCGGGAGTATTAGCGGCGCGCAAGTTCTCTGCACCAGATGCCAGCGTATTTTGGGTGTTACTGGCGCTGTGCGGGCCTGTTTTACTAGCGATTGGCAATCTATACCGTACCTTACGTTGGCCGGATAATGCCTCTCCCAGTGCGCTGGCGCCAGGGATGTTGATCGCAGCTGCAGTGTTACTTGGTATCGTTAGCATATTACCAAACTTCTCACTCGCTATTCCGCCAAAAGCATTTGGGCCGCTTGCGTTGATCGCTGTACAAGCATTCATTTTCGCAGGCCAATTCTTATTGCTTTTCTTGCTACAGAAAACTGGCGGTCCAGTCTTACTAAGTTTGTTGGGAGCAGTAGGAGCAGTCGTTGGAGTTCCTGTCGCTATTTTTTTGCAGGGTGAGACTCCTCCAGAGGGACTGTTTTTGGGTGCATCGCTGATTGCGCTCGGGGTCGTACTTGTTACATGGGGCGGGGTGAAAATGGCGACGCTATCGACAGAAGATATTTAA
- a CDS encoding IS1595 family transposase, protein MRKSRLSWYKQTKLIELFVAGSTARTAASLVGVNKTTASYYFHRLRLLIYENSQEPGLLEGEIEVDESYFGGRRKGKRGRGAGNKVPVFGLLKRNGSVYACIIPNARADTLIPIIREKVKPDSIVYTDSFRSYNALDVSEFTHYRINHSKEFVQDSNHINGIENFWSQAKRHMRKYNGIPKEHFHLFLKECEWRFNYSDPKRQLRQLKQWVKKELN, encoded by the coding sequence ATGAGAAAGAGTAGATTAAGTTGGTACAAACAAACTAAGCTTATCGAACTATTTGTTGCCGGTTCTACCGCAAGAACAGCAGCAAGCTTAGTGGGTGTTAATAAAACAACAGCCAGCTATTACTTTCACAGGCTAAGACTACTGATTTATGAAAATAGTCAGGAACCTGGCCTTCTAGAAGGCGAAATAGAAGTTGATGAGAGCTACTTTGGCGGCAGACGCAAAGGCAAACGTGGTCGCGGTGCTGGTAACAAAGTTCCTGTTTTTGGACTGCTTAAGCGCAATGGTAGCGTCTATGCTTGTATCATCCCTAATGCCAGAGCTGATACCTTAATCCCTATTATAAGAGAGAAAGTAAAGCCTGATAGTATCGTTTACACAGACTCCTTTAGAAGTTACAACGCACTTGATGTCAGTGAGTTTACCCATTACCGCATTAACCATTCAAAAGAGTTTGTACAAGACAGTAATCATATTAACGGAATAGAGAACTTTTGGAGTCAAGCAAAGCGTCATATGCGTAAATATAATGGCATCCCAAAAGAGCATTTCCATCTGTTTTTAAAGGAATGTGAGTGGCGTTTTAACTACAGTGATCCGAAACGTCAATTACGTCAGCTAAAACAATGGGTTAAAAAGGAACTGAACTAG
- the murF gene encoding UDP-N-acetylmuramoyl-tripeptide--D-alanyl-D-alanine ligase produces MTAGNNNTIQSQGLYVWQADNLLAATAALGSHWQVAQIEQAGQSGTEIGVTSNRITTDTRTIKTGDIFLALSGDNFDGHDYINVAAAQGAVAAIVSRPISTSIPQLVVSDARLALGQLAAYRRNQHQNLTVIAITGSSGKTTCKEMLGSIFGRLAPTLITRGNLNNDLGVPMMLLELSDHHRYAILELGANHIGEIAYTTEIVRPDVACILNIGTAHLGEFGSREGICQTKAEIYHTLSDAQFAIVPDKDDFTNQLRRIAEKHTSHVIGFGNTDVSASHLDVEPERSEFKLHIGNSVHDIKLPLAGEHNVNNALAAAACAYALNIDISDIVVGLENARPAKGRLNSQLLGMHRLIDDTYNANPHSVRAAAKVLAAQTGTQVMVLGDIAELGDAAVSEHQSLGRTIGATGIDVLLCVGEYAAYSVAGAEEVSAINAHAFDDKESLLQYLQQFLQAQQAQPCTVLFKGSRSMEMETLIDALVEE; encoded by the coding sequence ATGACAGCTGGCAACAATAACACCATTCAGTCGCAAGGACTTTATGTCTGGCAAGCAGATAACTTGCTGGCAGCTACCGCGGCACTTGGCAGTCACTGGCAGGTAGCACAGATAGAGCAGGCAGGGCAATCAGGCACAGAGATTGGAGTCACCAGCAATCGCATTACCACTGATACACGTACCATCAAAACAGGTGATATATTTTTAGCATTAAGTGGCGACAACTTTGACGGGCACGATTATATCAATGTCGCTGCCGCTCAAGGTGCTGTCGCAGCAATTGTATCGCGCCCGATTTCTACTAGTATTCCGCAGTTAGTGGTTAGTGATGCGCGCTTGGCATTGGGGCAGCTTGCCGCATATAGACGCAATCAGCATCAAAACCTTACGGTTATTGCTATCACTGGCTCTAGTGGTAAGACTACTTGTAAAGAGATGCTAGGTAGTATCTTTGGCCGTTTGGCACCGACACTCATTACTCGTGGCAACTTAAATAATGATTTGGGTGTGCCGATGATGCTTCTTGAGCTATCTGATCATCATCGTTACGCAATCCTAGAGCTGGGCGCCAACCATATTGGCGAGATTGCTTATACGACTGAGATTGTCCGTCCTGATGTGGCGTGTATCTTAAATATTGGTACGGCACATTTAGGTGAATTTGGCAGCCGTGAAGGTATATGTCAGACCAAAGCTGAAATTTATCATACTTTAAGTGATGCACAATTTGCTATTGTCCCTGATAAAGATGACTTTACCAACCAACTGCGCCGTATTGCTGAAAAGCATACCTCACATGTGATTGGTTTTGGCAATACTGACGTGAGCGCCAGCCATTTAGACGTAGAGCCTGAACGCAGTGAATTTAAGCTGCATATTGGCAATAGTGTTCATGATATTAAGTTGCCACTGGCAGGCGAGCATAATGTTAATAATGCCTTAGCTGCCGCTGCTTGCGCTTATGCATTAAATATCGACATCAGTGATATTGTGGTCGGACTAGAGAATGCTCGCCCAGCAAAGGGTCGTTTAAATAGTCAGCTGCTCGGTATGCACAGGCTTATCGATGATACTTATAATGCCAATCCACACTCCGTACGTGCCGCAGCAAAAGTATTGGCGGCGCAAACTGGTACGCAAGTTATGGTATTGGGTGATATTGCTGAGCTAGGCGATGCTGCTGTCAGTGAACATCAAAGCCTTGGCCGTACTATCGGTGCGACAGGTATCGATGTGCTGCTCTGCGTAGGCGAATATGCTGCGTATAGTGTTGCTGGTGCAGAAGAAGTTAGTGCGATTAATGCGCATGCTTTTGATGATAAAGAAAGTCTACTGCAGTACTTGCAGCAGTTTTTGCAAGCGCAGCAAGCGCAACCTTGTACTGTATTGTTCAAGGGTTCTCGTTCCATGGAAATGGAAACACTTATTGATGCGCTAGTCGAGGAGTAG
- a CDS encoding alanine/glycine:cation symporter family protein, whose translation MEGLVNTINGVIWSSALIYLCLGAGLFFSIVTRFAQVRLFGEMIRLIFKGKASRDGISSFQALTLSLAGRVGMGNIAGVAAAIGFGGPGAVFWMWVVGFLGATTAYIEATLAQIYKEKDATTGEYRGGPAYYFEKALGQRWYGIVFAITAIIALSIFLPGIQTNGVVNAVTQVMGEGTNLNILGANVSGMRLGAIALILIVFGIIIFGGIKRIATFTEVVVPFMAIGYIVLALIIMFINFELVPQVFGLIVSDAFTAQAGLGAAIGWGVKRGVYSSEAGQGTAPHAAAAAEVDHPAQQGLVQSFSVYIDTLLVCSATAFMILTMGTYNIQGTLPEGQYLIQNVIAGTEINSPAFTQMAMESVYGAFGNTFIAVAVFFFAFTTILANYYIAEVNVAYLTRSISPRANRIGLFLVKVLTMAMIAYGGLNSAGYIWAIGDIGVGLIAWLNIVGILLIFFMARPALKALKDYETQRKAGVTRYTFDPTKLGIKNALYWEERRLKEQQTPEQGLGHKESR comes from the coding sequence ATGGAAGGTTTAGTCAATACAATAAACGGAGTCATTTGGAGCTCTGCGCTAATCTACTTGTGCTTGGGAGCAGGTCTGTTTTTTTCCATAGTGACACGCTTTGCACAAGTGCGTCTTTTTGGCGAAATGATACGTCTCATATTCAAGGGCAAGGCCAGCCGCGATGGCATCTCCTCCTTTCAGGCATTGACTCTATCTTTAGCTGGACGCGTAGGGATGGGCAACATAGCTGGAGTAGCTGCTGCTATTGGTTTTGGCGGACCGGGAGCGGTGTTCTGGATGTGGGTGGTCGGATTCTTAGGTGCTACCACTGCCTATATCGAAGCGACTCTAGCGCAGATATATAAAGAAAAAGACGCGACCACTGGTGAGTATCGCGGGGGGCCAGCCTACTATTTTGAAAAAGCGCTCGGTCAGCGTTGGTACGGTATCGTTTTTGCGATTACAGCTATTATTGCTTTAAGTATATTTTTACCCGGTATTCAAACCAATGGTGTGGTTAATGCAGTTACACAAGTAATGGGAGAGGGCACCAATCTAAACATTCTAGGCGCAAATGTGAGTGGCATGCGTCTAGGTGCGATAGCTCTTATCTTAATCGTTTTCGGTATTATCATCTTTGGTGGTATCAAGCGTATCGCGACCTTTACTGAAGTTGTAGTGCCCTTTATGGCAATCGGCTATATTGTTTTAGCTTTGATAATTATGTTTATCAATTTTGAGCTGGTTCCACAAGTATTTGGATTAATCGTTAGTGACGCTTTTACTGCCCAAGCGGGGTTAGGAGCAGCGATCGGTTGGGGTGTCAAACGTGGGGTTTATTCTAGTGAAGCAGGTCAGGGTACAGCGCCTCATGCTGCCGCTGCCGCTGAAGTGGATCATCCCGCTCAGCAAGGATTGGTACAGTCATTTTCTGTCTATATCGATACGCTATTGGTTTGTTCTGCAACGGCCTTTATGATTTTGACGATGGGGACCTACAATATACAAGGAACGTTGCCAGAAGGGCAGTACTTGATACAGAACGTAATAGCAGGTACCGAAATCAACTCTCCCGCTTTTACACAGATGGCGATGGAGTCAGTCTACGGTGCTTTTGGTAATACATTTATCGCGGTTGCCGTATTCTTTTTTGCCTTTACCACTATCTTAGCCAATTACTACATTGCCGAAGTCAACGTGGCCTATCTGACACGCTCTATTAGTCCTAGAGCCAATAGAATAGGATTGTTCCTCGTTAAAGTATTGACGATGGCGATGATTGCCTATGGTGGCCTCAATTCAGCAGGTTATATTTGGGCAATCGGTGATATCGGGGTTGGTTTAATCGCATGGTTAAACATCGTTGGAATTTTACTTATCTTCTTTATGGCACGTCCAGCGTTGAAGGCTCTCAAAGACTATGAGACCCAGCGCAAAGCAGGAGTTACGCGCTATACTTTTGATCCTACCAAATTAGGTATCAAAAATGCCCTATATTGGGAAGAGCGCCGCCTAAAAGAGCAGCAAACTCCAGAGCAAGGACTAGGACATAAAGAGTCTAGATAA